The following is a genomic window from candidate division KSB1 bacterium.
GCATTCCGGATGCGCGAGAACAATGGCCTCCGGATGCTGTTTGCGCACCTGTTTGATATCATCAACCGTGAACTGTTCATGCACCTCACAGCGGCCTCCCCAGCCTATAATCGTATAGTCCAGGTCTTTGTTGCGTTTGTCCAGATCCTGCGGATTTTTGGTGGGAAAGATCACCCGCATTCCCGTTTCCCGGGCGATATTTTCGGCCATAAATTCATCCGGTAAAAAAATGACCGTGTCTGTATTCAAAGACTCGACCACCGCGTTCGCATTGCCGGAGGTGCAGCAGATATCACTCTCGGCTTTGACATCGGCGTATGTGTTGACATAGGTGACGACCGGCACCCCGGGATACTGTTTGCGCAGCTTACGCACATCCGCTGCGGTGATACTTTCCGCCAGAGAACAACCTGCCCTGGGAGAGGGAACCAGAACTTTTTTATCCGGACTCAGGATTTTCGCGGTTTCGCCCATGAACCGCACCCCGCAAAACACAATGATATCCTTGTCCGTGGTCGCGGCTTTGCGGGCCAATGCCAGTGAATCCCCGACGTGGTCGGGAATGGTATGATATAAAGCCGGTTCCATGTAATTATGTCCCAGGATGACCGCATTCTTTTCGTGTTTTAAAATATTAATTTCGTCTACCAGTTCCGCTTTCAGGCGCAATTCAACCTCCGGGACAACGGAATGCAGCTTTTCATGCATTTTTTCATATATTGATTGTACGCTGGAATCCATAACATCCTCAATTAAAGTTCAACGTGTAAAGTAAGCAAAGAAAGTAAAAAAATCAATCTTTTCGTTTTCATTACTGCTGGATTTA
Proteins encoded in this region:
- the nadA gene encoding quinolinate synthase NadA, which translates into the protein MDSSVQSIYEKMHEKLHSVVPEVELRLKAELVDEINILKHEKNAVILGHNYMEPALYHTIPDHVGDSLALARKAATTDKDIIVFCGVRFMGETAKILSPDKKVLVPSPRAGCSLAESITAADVRKLRKQYPGVPVVTYVNTYADVKAESDICCTSGNANAVVESLNTDTVIFLPDEFMAENIARETGMRVIFPTKNPQDLDKRNKDLDYTIIGWGGRCEVHEQFTVDDIKQVRKQHPEAIVLAHPECPPDVVKAADYSGSTSQMIRMIRDSEAGQYLLLTECSMADNIIAENPDKDLLRLCSIRCPHMQEITLEQTRDALLKEQYEIHVPEDIRKRAYQAVERMISIG